The Panicum hallii strain FIL2 chromosome 9, PHallii_v3.1, whole genome shotgun sequence genome has a window encoding:
- the LOC112873557 gene encoding UDP-glucose flavonoid 3-O-glucosyltransferase 7-like, with translation MPPWLLHHHLSRLQTNSDRIHITAMASAAKRSKKLRILLIPFFATSHIRPFTDFAFHLAAASPGDVEATVAVTPANAPVVQAALSSHIPRGGHGGDARVKVTTYAFPNVDGLPPGVENMSTVKAEDAWRIVAAASNEAVMRPAQESLIRTSSPDAVVTDLHFIWNAGIAAELGVPCVAFNSGGIFPTLALWRLTAIEIKDPAAGGSVTVPQFPGPDISLPVTELPDFLRNQAQVFEFDHGAENRFMVELKACLGFAANTFIDLEPEYCENFIDSGFVKRAYFVGPLSLPPVAAATVAITGVEKSSSACFDWLDTMPAHSVVYLCFGSLTKLSEAQLNELAVGLESSGVPFLWVVKVPTWEPPAGWKERVGSRGMLVTGWAPQRDILQHPAVGAFVTHCGWNSVLETFAAGVPVLTWPMAFEQFIVERFLTQVVSIGERLWPEGAGRRSTRREEHELVPGEAIARAVAKFMEHGGAADAARRRVAELSAKARAAMAEGGTSHRDLHQLLDDIMAARASGGGTTAP, from the coding sequence ATGCCGCCATGGCTCCTACACCACCATCTATCTCGCCTTCAAACCAATAGTGATCGCATTCACATTACAGCAATGGCTTCAGCTGCTAAGCGTAGCAAGAAGCTGCGCATCCTCCTCATACCCTTCTTCGCCACCAGCCACATCCGCCCCTTCACCGACTTCGCCTTCCACCTCGCCGCGGCCAGCCCGGGCGACGTCGAGGCTACCGTCGCCGTGACCCCTGCGAACGCCCCGGTCGTGCAGGCGGCCCTCTCATCCCACATCCcccgcggcggccatggcggcgacGCCAGGGTCAAGGTCACGACCTACGCATTCCCGAACGTGGAcggcctcccgccaggggtcgaGAACATGTCCACCGTCAAGGCTGAGGACGCATGGCGGATCGTGGCCGCCGCCTCCAACGAGGCCGTGATGCGGCCGGCACAGGAGAGCCTCATCAGGACGAGCTCCCCCGACGCCGTCGTCACCGACCTCCACTTCATCTGGAACGCCGGTATCGCCGCCGAACTCGGGGTGCCCTGTGTTGCCTTCAACAGCGGGGGCATCTTCCCAACGCTAGCCCTTTGGCGCCTTACGGCCATTGAAATCAAGGACCCGGCAGCCGGCGGTTCGGTGACCGTTCCCCAGTTTCCCGGTCCCGATATCTCTCTCCCGGTCACCGAGCTGCCAGATTTCTTGAGGAATCAGGCGCAGGTGTTCGAATTCGACCATGGCGCGGAAAATCGGTTCATGGTGGAGCTCAAAGCGTGCCTGGGATTTGCCGCCAACACTTTCATTGATCTCGAACCTGAGTACTGTGAGAACTTCATCGACAGCGGCTTCGTGAAGCGCGCCTACTTTGTCGGCCCGCTTTCACTGCCACCGGTGGCGGCAGCGACGGTAGCCATTACCGGCGTCGAAAAATCGTCATCAGCTTGCTTCGATTGGCTGGACACAATGCCTGCCCACTCCGTCGTGTACCTGTGCTTCGGCAGCCTGACGAAGTTGTCGGAGGCTCAGCTCAATGAGCTCGCCGTCGGGCTGGAATCCTCCGGCGTGCCGTTCCTGTGGGTCGTCAAGGTCCCAACATGGGAGCCGCCGGCAGGGTGGAAGGAGCGTGTCGGGAGCAGAGGCATGCTCGTCACGGGGTGGGCCCCGCAGAGGGACATCCTTCAGCACCCGGCGGTGGGGGccttcgtgacgcactgcgGCTGGAACTCGGTGCTGGAGACGTTCGCCGCCGGCGTGCCTGTCCTCACATGGCCGATGGCGTTCGAGCAGTTTATCGTCGAGAGGTTTCTGACACAGGTGGTATCGATCGGGGAGCGCCTGTGGCCGGAGGGCGCCGGGCGGCGCAGCACGAGACGTGAGGAGCACGAGCTGGTTCCTGGCGAGGCGATCGCGCGAGCCGTCGCGAAGTTCATGGAGCACGGAGGTGCCGCGGACGCCGCGAGGAGGAGGGTGGCGGAGCTCTCCGCGAAGGCTCGCGCGGCTATGGCGGAAGGCGGCACCTCTCACCGCGATCTGCATCAGCTTCTTGATGACATTATGGCAGCAAGGGCGTCTGGTGGTGGGACTACGGCGCCATGA
- the LOC112876246 gene encoding WAT1-related protein At4g08290-like: MAPPSPAGMMRRPAWMRYTPHALMVLAQLFFTLLYFITEAAFNRGLNPYVYVTYRHLLVACVLCPFAYFYENKLRPKMTLMLFLEIFVLSLLGGSLTLNMFFSSLKYTSPTFVTSMVNAVASITFVIAIILGMEIVDVRSLRGLAKIAGAVVSFAGVTTISLYKGAAVRSLWKAPVQIQGSGVAVAHESWVKGSLLAVASCICWSVCFILQASSIKRYPAKLSLTALMSMVGGMQSAVFAAFMQRNLDDWLIGFGLKFWCIVYTGIACNGLTVVIQLWCNKKKGPVFVTMFNPLLTVMVTTLAYFIFGENLHVGSVIGGVLVILGLYMLLWGKDRDQEHKDTKEQDSELDCEKQATVMSEVSAARDDKAPKMMK; encoded by the exons ATGGCGCCTCCGAGCCCTGCAGGGATGATGCGTCGGCCTGCGTGGATGAGGTACACGCCTCACGCTCTGATGGTCCTGGCGCAGCTGTTCTTCACGCTCCTCTACTTCATCACCGAGGCTGCGTTCAACCGGGGGCTCAACCCCTACGTCTACGTCACCTACCGCCACCTCCTTGTGGCCTGCGTCCTGTGTCCGTTCGCCTACTTCTACGAGAA CAAGTTGAGGCCTAAGATGACACTCATGCTGTTTCTGGAGATATTTGTACTGTCACTCCTCGG GGGGAGCTTAACGCTGAACATGTTCTTCTCGAGCCTGAAGTACACATCTCCGACCTTCGTCACCTCCATGGTGAACGCCGTCGCTTCAATCACCTTCGTCATCGCCAtcatcctcgggatggagattGTAGACGTCAGGAGCCTGCGAGGACTCGCGAAAATCGCAGGGGCCGTGGTGTCGTTCGCCGGGGTGACCACCATAAGCCTGTACAAAGGAGCGGCGGTGAGGAGCCTCTGGAAGGCGCCTGTTCAGATACAGGGCAGCGGCGTTGCGGTGGCACATGAGAGCTGGGTGAAAGGATCGCTCCTTGCGGTGGCCAGCTGCATATGCTGGTCAGTCTGCTTCATCTTGCAG GCGTCGTCTATAAAGAGGTACCCGGCCAAGCTCTCGCTGACGGCATTAATGTCGATGGTTGGAGGTATGCAGTCGGCGGTTTTCGCGGCGTTTATGCAGCGCAACCTGGACGATTGGCTCATTGGCTTCGGCCTCAAGTTCTGGTGCATCGTGTACACG GGGATCGCCTGCAATGGCTTGACAGTTGTCATTCAGCTGTGGTGCAACAAGAAGAAGGGCCCCGTCTTTGTTACCATGTTCAACCCCCTCTTGACGGTCATGGTGACCACTCTGGCCTACTTCATCTTCGGTGAAAATCTACACGTCGGGAG CGTAATTGGAGGGGTCCTTGTGATCCTGGGGCTTTACATGCTGCTATGGGGCAAGGACAGAGATCAAGAACACAAAGACACCAAAGAGCAGGATTCAGAGTTGGACTGCGAGAAGCAGGCGACGGTAATGAGCGAAGTTTCTGCCGCACGGGACGACAAAGCGCCCAAGATGATGAAGTGA